A DNA window from candidate division KSB1 bacterium contains the following coding sequences:
- the rfbB gene encoding dTDP-glucose 4,6-dehydratase encodes MHKILVTGGAGFIGSNFIHYLLRRHDDVAVINLDKLTYAGNLENLRDLQGHPNYHFVKGDICDAGLVDELLPGVEVVVNFAAESHVDRSIGSPDAFIRTDVFGAFVLLDASRRHGVSRFIQISTDEVYGSIAQGSFKETDALMPSSPYSASKAGADRLAYSYFVTYGLPVIITRCSNNFGPYQYPEKLISLFVTNAIEDKPLPIYGDGKNVRDWIYVEDHCDAIHFLMEHGRPGEVYNIGGGNERTNLEITDFILARLNKPASLKTFVTDRLGHDRRYSVDCSKLARLGWRPRHTLENALAQTIDWYVENRWWWEKLKSGEYLEFYRKNYGKSL; translated from the coding sequence ATGCATAAAATCCTCGTGACCGGCGGTGCCGGCTTCATTGGCAGCAATTTCATTCATTATCTCCTGCGCCGGCATGACGACGTCGCGGTCATCAATCTCGACAAACTCACTTATGCCGGGAACCTCGAGAATCTGCGCGACCTCCAGGGCCATCCCAACTATCATTTCGTGAAGGGCGACATTTGTGATGCCGGCCTGGTGGATGAACTGTTGCCGGGCGTCGAGGTGGTGGTGAATTTTGCGGCGGAAAGCCACGTCGACCGTTCGATCGGCAGCCCGGATGCATTCATCCGCACCGATGTGTTCGGCGCCTTCGTGCTGTTGGATGCCAGCCGCCGCCACGGCGTCAGCAGGTTCATTCAGATTTCCACCGACGAAGTCTACGGCAGCATCGCGCAAGGCTCGTTCAAGGAGACCGATGCGCTGATGCCCTCCAGTCCCTACTCGGCCTCGAAAGCAGGGGCCGACCGGCTGGCCTATTCCTACTTCGTCACTTACGGTCTGCCGGTTATCATCACGCGTTGCTCCAACAACTTCGGGCCGTATCAATATCCCGAGAAGCTGATTTCGTTGTTTGTCACCAATGCCATCGAGGACAAGCCGCTGCCGATTTACGGCGACGGCAAAAATGTGCGTGACTGGATCTATGTGGAAGATCATTGCGATGCCATTCACTTTCTGATGGAGCACGGCCGGCCCGGCGAGGTGTACAACATCGGCGGCGGCAATGAGCGCACCAATCTGGAGATCACAGATTTCATCCTGGCCCGACTGAACAAACCGGCGTCGCTCAAAACCTTCGTCACCGACCGCCTGGGCCACGACCGCCGTTATTCGGTGGATTGCAGCAAACTTGCCAGACTGGGCTGGCGGCCGCGGCACACGCTGGAAAACGCGCTGGCACAGACCATCGATTGGTACGTGGAGAATCGCTGGTGGTGGGAAAAATTGAAAAGCGGTGAATATCTCGAGTTTTATCGCAAGAACTATGGCAAGTCATTGTGA
- a CDS encoding D-aminoacylase, producing MAKQYSRREFLQTGLAGALATTPLLAAACAPWYEFDLLLIGGLLYDGSGRDGMRSDLGVQNGRITAIGDLRDRSAKHKLDVSGLAVAPGFIDFHSHSDEELLLGGEAQSKIRQGVTTEILGQDGDSLAPLNEKMRAELHAELSKRFGLTVDWQDFTGYFRRLQAGGLISNAASMVGQGTLRQLVVGLEDRPATPEEIAQMQTLLRTALQQGACGISSGLEYTPGSFASTEEIIALCRTATGRTIYSTHMRNEDDTLLEAVAEAIRIAQEAGVALNISHIKASGHQNWHKQPEMLAMLAAARQAGLRVTCDRYPYTAYATGLSSLFPLWARAGGNEAFLQRLQDAETRAQLRPLVQYEADKIGGWQSVMISSLPNHPRRREYEGMNLAELARSGADPFDLLVQFLLIEKGGGGMVGFAMPEEDTARLLADPYCMPASDGAALAEQGVLHSGHPHPRSYGTFPRVLGKYVREQGIMTLGEAVRKLTALPAQTLRLAERGMLKPGYWADVVAFDPQTVADRATWSQPHQYPAGIPFVVVNGQLVIDREKFTGALAGRVLRAPA from the coding sequence ATGGCCAAACAATATTCCCGCCGGGAGTTCCTGCAAACCGGCCTGGCCGGCGCGCTGGCGACGACGCCGTTGCTCGCCGCAGCCTGCGCCCCCTGGTACGAATTCGACCTGCTGCTGATCGGCGGTTTGCTTTATGACGGCAGCGGCCGGGACGGCATGCGCAGCGACCTGGGCGTGCAGAATGGCCGCATCACTGCGATCGGCGATCTGCGCGACCGCAGCGCCAAACACAAGCTCGACGTCAGCGGGCTGGCGGTGGCGCCCGGCTTCATCGACTTCCACAGCCACAGCGATGAAGAGCTGCTGCTCGGCGGTGAAGCACAGTCGAAAATCCGGCAGGGCGTCACCACGGAAATTCTTGGGCAGGACGGCGATTCGCTGGCACCGTTGAATGAAAAAATGCGCGCCGAGCTGCATGCCGAGCTCAGCAAGCGCTTCGGTCTCACGGTCGACTGGCAGGATTTCACCGGCTACTTTCGGCGCCTGCAAGCCGGCGGGCTGATCAGCAACGCCGCCAGCATGGTGGGGCAGGGCACGCTGCGCCAGCTCGTGGTCGGCCTGGAGGATCGTCCTGCCACGCCGGAGGAAATCGCGCAGATGCAGACGCTGCTGCGTACGGCCCTGCAACAGGGTGCCTGCGGCATTTCTTCGGGATTGGAATACACCCCGGGCAGCTTTGCCAGCACCGAGGAGATCATTGCGTTGTGCCGGACCGCTACGGGCCGGACGATCTACTCCACCCACATGCGCAATGAAGACGACACCCTGCTGGAAGCAGTGGCGGAAGCGATTCGCATTGCCCAGGAGGCGGGCGTGGCGCTCAATATTTCCCACATCAAGGCGTCCGGCCACCAAAACTGGCACAAACAACCGGAGATGCTGGCCATGCTGGCGGCCGCGCGGCAGGCCGGCCTGCGTGTAACCTGCGATCGCTATCCCTACACCGCTTATGCCACGGGATTGTCCTCGCTTTTCCCGCTGTGGGCGCGTGCCGGCGGCAATGAAGCGTTCCTGCAGCGCCTGCAGGATGCGGAGACACGCGCGCAATTGCGGCCGCTGGTCCAATACGAAGCCGACAAGATCGGCGGCTGGCAATCGGTAATGATCTCCAGCCTGCCCAATCATCCGCGCCGCAGGGAGTATGAAGGTATGAATCTTGCCGAACTGGCGCGCTCAGGCGCGGATCCCTTTGATCTGCTGGTGCAATTTCTTCTGATTGAAAAGGGCGGAGGCGGGATGGTGGGCTTTGCCATGCCAGAAGAGGATACCGCCCGACTGCTGGCGGATCCCTACTGCATGCCGGCCAGTGATGGCGCGGCGCTGGCGGAGCAGGGCGTGTTGCACAGCGGTCACCCCCATCCGCGCTCCTATGGGACTTTTCCGCGGGTGCTGGGCAAATACGTGCGCGAGCAGGGCATCATGACGCTGGGCGAAGCGGTGCGCAAACTGACCGCGCTGCCCGCGCAAACCTTGCGGCTGGCCGAGCGCGGCATGCTCAAACCCGGATACTGGGCCGATGTAGTGGCTTTTGATCCCCAAACTGTTGCGGATCGCGCCACCTGGTCGCAGCCACATCAGTATCCGGCTGGCATCCCTTTTGTTGTTGTGAACGGCCAACTCGTCATCGACCGGGAAAAATTTACTGGCGCGCTGGCGGGCCGCGTGCTGCGTGCACCAGCCTAA
- a CDS encoding SpoIIE family protein phosphatase yields MFLAALKEVGEKEETATYYIYAEGATLGRHYDNTIVLLDPSVSRTHARLEFRDGRFYIQDLGSSNGVLVNDSKVDRRELKDFDLLTIGNIMLLFRTTELAKSGQNRVLLTQDRFLAAIKDIGDSAKSAALSQRVLEIAAEFAVTLTRAERAIIFLYDRSLNLKPAVFHNVSRGELQRDEFAVSRSTIEQALSTGELVIREPDRQSANHSMIALNLHTIICLPLKSPHALEASTAHDAETTGHFAKGMIFGVLYLDSRRPLKGLPEHRRTMLQVLADQTSLAIENALLQREMAEKQRLKKQMRAARAVQQRLFPDPEYSHPGFEMAFHFAAAQQIGGDYLNFIPLSETRFLIAIGDVVGKGLPAGLVVMTLHGGLYSEISHRQELPAMIRNLDRLIYEYAQGKVFVTFFLGILDVEAKRLEFSSAGHNPPLLRRLPGKEWEEVRAEGIPLGLDPTTPRFVETLDLQAGDLLLFYTDGITEARTKDRKQFGVAGLRHVVDGWLATQSRTPLTLAVLVKEVFAAVQRFTGSRQFEDDTTLMAVAVK; encoded by the coding sequence TTGTTCCTCGCGGCCCTCAAGGAAGTGGGGGAGAAAGAGGAGACCGCCACTTACTACATTTATGCCGAGGGCGCCACGCTCGGCCGCCATTATGACAATACCATCGTCCTGCTTGATCCCTCGGTCTCGCGCACGCATGCGCGCCTGGAGTTCCGCGACGGCCGGTTCTACATTCAAGACCTGGGCAGCAGCAACGGCGTGCTGGTAAACGACAGCAAAGTCGACCGTCGCGAATTGAAGGATTTTGACCTGCTCACCATCGGCAACATCATGCTGCTGTTCCGCACCACCGAGCTGGCGAAAAGCGGGCAGAATCGCGTGCTGCTCACCCAGGACAGGTTTCTCGCGGCCATCAAAGACATCGGGGACAGCGCCAAGTCGGCCGCGCTCTCCCAGCGTGTGCTCGAAATCGCCGCGGAGTTCGCCGTCACCCTCACGCGCGCCGAGCGCGCCATCATCTTTCTCTATGATCGCAGCCTGAACTTGAAACCGGCGGTGTTTCACAATGTCTCCAGGGGGGAGTTGCAGCGTGACGAATTCGCAGTCAGCCGTTCGACCATCGAGCAGGCGCTGAGCACCGGCGAACTGGTGATCCGGGAGCCTGACCGGCAGAGCGCCAATCACAGCATGATCGCACTCAACCTGCACACCATCATCTGCCTGCCGTTGAAATCGCCGCATGCGCTCGAGGCCTCCACCGCGCATGATGCCGAGACCACCGGCCACTTTGCCAAAGGCATGATCTTTGGCGTGCTTTACCTCGACAGCCGCCGGCCGCTCAAAGGCCTGCCCGAGCACCGCCGCACGATGCTGCAGGTGCTGGCGGATCAAACCTCGCTCGCCATTGAAAATGCCCTGCTGCAGCGGGAAATGGCCGAGAAGCAGCGCCTCAAGAAGCAGATGCGCGCCGCCAGAGCGGTGCAGCAGCGCCTCTTTCCCGATCCCGAATACTCCCATCCCGGCTTCGAGATGGCGTTTCACTTTGCCGCGGCGCAGCAGATTGGCGGAGATTACCTCAATTTCATTCCGTTGAGTGAGACCCGCTTTCTGATAGCGATTGGCGATGTGGTGGGCAAGGGCCTGCCCGCGGGCCTGGTGGTGATGACGCTGCACGGCGGATTGTATTCGGAGATTTCGCATCGTCAGGAACTGCCGGCGATGATTCGCAATCTCGACCGCCTCATCTACGAATATGCCCAGGGCAAAGTCTTCGTCACATTTTTTCTCGGGATCTTGGATGTCGAGGCGAAACGGCTGGAGTTCTCCAGCGCCGGTCATAATCCCCCGCTGTTGCGCCGTCTGCCCGGCAAGGAGTGGGAAGAGGTGCGGGCGGAGGGCATTCCCTTGGGACTCGATCCCACCACGCCCCGCTTCGTCGAAACACTCGATTTGCAAGCCGGCGACCTGCTGTTGTTCTACACCGACGGCATCACCGAAGCCAGGACCAAGGACCGCAAACAGTTTGGCGTGGCGGGACTCAGGCACGTGGTCGATGGCTGGCTGGCGACTCAAAGCAGGACGCCTCTGACCCTCGCCGTGCTGGTGAAGGAAGTGTTCGCCGCCGTGCAACGCTTCACCGGCAGCCGGCAATTCGAAGATGACACCACGCTGATGGCAGTTGCTGTGAAGTGA
- a CDS encoding PadR family transcriptional regulator gives MSKNEIAILGLLSESPMHGYQIHQEITRREMDYWAKIKLASIYSTLARLEEAGLIKSEKEKVGNTPERTVYSITEEGRQQLSEMVEYFLREDERPEWPFGLGVAFIQGASRERVLAALQHRREKLLQCDRDLQAHLVELKDRIPFNWFMLIENAHKHMKLELEWLEQLALQVQAEERWTLDWPAEAQVKQQKLRTCAASRAE, from the coding sequence ATGTCGAAGAATGAAATTGCCATTCTGGGGTTGTTGTCGGAATCTCCCATGCACGGTTATCAGATTCACCAGGAGATCACCCGGCGCGAGATGGATTATTGGGCCAAGATCAAGCTGGCGTCGATCTACAGCACGCTGGCGCGGCTCGAGGAGGCTGGTTTGATCAAGTCCGAAAAGGAGAAAGTCGGCAACACACCGGAGCGCACGGTTTATTCGATCACCGAAGAGGGCCGTCAGCAGTTGAGCGAAATGGTGGAATATTTCCTGCGCGAGGACGAGCGGCCGGAATGGCCGTTTGGTCTGGGGGTGGCCTTCATTCAGGGCGCTTCGCGCGAACGCGTGCTGGCAGCGTTGCAGCACCGCCGCGAAAAGTTGCTGCAATGTGATCGCGATTTGCAGGCTCATTTGGTCGAGCTGAAAGACCGCATTCCCTTTAATTGGTTCATGTTGATCGAAAATGCCCACAAGCACATGAAGTTGGAACTGGAATGGCTCGAGCAGCTCGCCTTGCAGGTGCAGGCCGAGGAGCGCTGGACACTGGACTGGCCTGCCGAGGCGCAGGTGAAACAGCAAAAGCTGCGCACTTGCGCGGCGAGCAGGGCGGAGTGA
- a CDS encoding TolC family protein translates to MFAFKRELLFWMMAVVLTSAVTQQAAAQPAEGESTPASRPNGTPLTLEQAVATALEKNLSLQAARQSTRSSQWGLKKAYLDYLPQVSFGFQYLRLDQGTLDRANAFYNFVNDPANSQFLPEELRRNVRPGAWRNSYGPSVSVVQPIFTGGVLSSQLNLARALDSRGQASLEETRQRVIFDTHNAYFQVLKAQELLALAEESRRSAQRHLETSKKMLEVGLRARTEVLRFEVALASAENAVVVAQNNLELAKSALNQVMGVALEQEVTLQPVNDFSWQAPRTLAEQTEIALRRHPGVQMMKANVAAQRAAVGVARSGFLPKVGLAYNYSWEANDTWAFDSFRTWSLAISASLPVFNSFQNYAGLQRERSALQQAQKMEEDFIRGLQLQVKQASLNLAAAEKRITIAEKAVEEANENLRIVNNSYEVGLLSSLDVVDAEVAATQAKASRIEARYDFFLAKAQLARAMGVLGR, encoded by the coding sequence ATGTTCGCTTTCAAGCGAGAGTTGCTTTTCTGGATGATGGCTGTGGTTTTGACGAGTGCCGTGACGCAGCAGGCCGCCGCCCAGCCGGCGGAGGGCGAAAGCACACCGGCTTCCCGGCCGAACGGGACACCATTGACCCTCGAGCAGGCGGTGGCCACGGCCCTGGAAAAAAATCTTTCATTGCAAGCAGCCAGGCAAAGTACACGCTCCTCGCAGTGGGGCTTGAAGAAGGCCTATCTGGACTATCTGCCGCAAGTGAGTTTCGGCTTTCAATATCTCCGGCTCGATCAGGGCACGCTCGATCGCGCCAATGCGTTTTACAACTTCGTGAATGATCCTGCCAACAGTCAGTTTCTGCCGGAGGAACTGCGCCGCAATGTGCGCCCCGGCGCCTGGCGCAATTCCTATGGCCCTTCGGTGAGTGTGGTGCAGCCGATCTTTACCGGCGGGGTTTTGTCGTCACAATTGAACCTGGCACGGGCGCTGGACAGTCGTGGGCAGGCCAGCCTGGAGGAAACCCGGCAACGGGTGATCTTCGACACGCACAATGCCTATTTTCAAGTGCTGAAAGCGCAGGAGCTGCTGGCACTGGCGGAGGAATCGCGCCGCTCCGCCCAGCGGCATCTCGAAACCTCGAAGAAGATGCTGGAAGTCGGCTTGCGGGCACGCACCGAAGTCTTGCGTTTCGAAGTCGCGCTCGCCAGCGCGGAGAATGCCGTGGTGGTGGCGCAGAACAATCTGGAACTGGCCAAATCCGCGCTGAATCAGGTGATGGGCGTGGCGTTGGAGCAGGAGGTGACGCTGCAGCCGGTGAATGATTTCAGTTGGCAGGCGCCGCGCACCCTGGCCGAACAAACCGAGATTGCGTTGCGCCGCCATCCCGGCGTGCAGATGATGAAGGCGAATGTTGCGGCACAACGGGCAGCGGTGGGTGTGGCGCGCTCGGGTTTCCTGCCGAAAGTGGGTCTGGCCTACAATTACTCCTGGGAGGCGAACGATACCTGGGCCTTCGACAGTTTCCGCACTTGGTCGCTCGCCATCTCGGCCTCGCTGCCGGTGTTCAACAGTTTTCAGAATTACGCCGGACTGCAACGCGAGCGCTCGGCGCTGCAGCAGGCGCAAAAGATGGAGGAGGATTTCATTCGCGGCCTGCAATTGCAGGTGAAGCAGGCCTCGCTGAACCTGGCCGCAGCGGAAAAGCGCATCACCATCGCGGAGAAGGCGGTGGAAGAGGCGAATGAGAATCTGCGCATCGTCAACAACTCCTATGAAGTCGGCCTGCTTTCCAGTCTGGATGTGGTCGATGCCGAAGTCGCCGCAACCCAGGCCAAGGCCAGCCGGATCGAGGCGCGCTATGATTTCTTCCTCGCCAAAGCGCAACTGGCGCGTGCGATGGGTGTTCTGGGACGGTAG
- a CDS encoding efflux RND transporter periplasmic adaptor subunit, with product MLSKKVIALLIVTVFISFVAWSRWHSERNAPVAEARPVAVRTITLSPAEMTQTLAVSGTLAGEYEATVVSETHGTIVAVRAQVGEWLNKGATIVQVENDLKLVAVEQARAQLLTAQTNHEKAVKDRARYEELFQQQITTQSVLENARLAERAALAQLKSAEAALKLAQRQYDDTFIKTPLAGRLADRYVDAAVLVRPGDRVGVVVDARRMKLKTSVAESEVALLRHGQPAVVTVDALPGRTFNGRVVAVAQKANSERTYAVEILVENDAAESLKSGMFGRSVISVARAENALVVPRAALLSDLSGHHVFVEENGIARRVPVALGLQEPERVQIVSGPAAGAHLVVSGQQRLSDGDKVIVQE from the coding sequence ATGTTATCCAAAAAGGTCATCGCACTGTTGATCGTAACGGTGTTCATCAGTTTCGTAGCCTGGAGCCGCTGGCACAGCGAGAGAAATGCGCCTGTTGCCGAGGCCCGGCCGGTTGCGGTCAGGACCATCACCCTCTCTCCCGCCGAAATGACGCAAACTTTGGCAGTCTCCGGCACGCTGGCCGGTGAGTACGAAGCGACGGTCGTTTCGGAGACGCATGGCACCATTGTGGCCGTGCGCGCGCAAGTCGGAGAATGGCTCAACAAGGGTGCGACCATCGTGCAGGTGGAAAATGATCTCAAGCTGGTCGCTGTGGAGCAGGCCCGCGCACAATTGCTGACCGCGCAGACGAATCATGAGAAGGCGGTCAAGGATCGGGCAAGATATGAAGAACTGTTTCAGCAACAAATCACCACACAGAGTGTGCTGGAGAATGCCCGCCTGGCTGAGCGCGCGGCACTGGCGCAACTCAAGAGCGCGGAAGCGGCTTTGAAACTGGCGCAGCGCCAGTACGATGATACTTTCATCAAGACGCCGCTTGCCGGCCGCCTGGCAGACCGCTACGTTGACGCAGCCGTGCTGGTGCGGCCGGGTGACCGTGTTGGCGTGGTGGTGGATGCGCGCAGGATGAAGCTGAAAACGAGTGTGGCGGAAAGCGAAGTGGCCCTGCTGCGCCACGGCCAGCCCGCGGTGGTGACCGTCGATGCCCTGCCGGGCAGAACTTTCAATGGCAGAGTGGTTGCCGTGGCACAAAAAGCCAACAGTGAGCGGACCTATGCGGTCGAGATTTTGGTGGAGAATGATGCGGCCGAATCTTTGAAAAGCGGCATGTTCGGCCGCAGTGTCATCAGCGTGGCGCGGGCGGAGAACGCCCTGGTTGTGCCACGCGCCGCGCTCTTGTCCGATCTTTCCGGGCACCATGTTTTTGTCGAGGAAAACGGCATCGCCCGCCGTGTGCCGGTTGCACTCGGACTGCAGGAGCCGGAGCGGGTGCAAATTGTCAGCGGCCCGGCCGCGGGCGCACATCTGGTGGTCTCCGGACAACAGCGCTTGTCGGATGGTGACAAAGTCATCGTGCAGGAATAG
- a CDS encoding efflux RND transporter permease subunit, producing the protein MTLTEVSIKRPAFITMVFTALAALGIFAYSQMGVDLLPKMDWPMVSVVTIYPGAGPKEVESEVSKPIEEALSSLNGLKHIRSFSNEGVSVLLAEFSFTTDVEVATNEVQRKVDGVRAELPKDIYTPTVTKSDINDFPIVRIALSSRQLDSRALYQFADEYVAPRLEQLPGVSSVTIVGGRQREIRIEVDNDRLRAYNLSIVQVSQALQRENLDFPTGKINSRENQYLVRVAGKFTSPQAMNNIVLAAHGDSRIYLRDVAQVLDTFNEDVTYTRLNGEPALGLYLQRQSGSNSVQVAGLVRAELAKIENEQQGRIHFEVAQDITQFTLHSVNEVKRDLGLAVLMVALVLFVFLHSFRNSFIVLLSIPTSLITTFIMMQAFAFTINLVSLMALALVIGILVDDSIVVLENIHRHLEHGEAPQVAALRGRNEIGFAAVAITLVDVVVFLPIALIGGIVGKIFKEFGLTIVVSTLLSLFVSFTLTPMLAAKWSRAGRTSFRWPWLHKIIDTFETWQQNLNERYRHLLAWSLDHRKTVVATSFALLLASLALVPLGAIGTEFISEADRGEFAINLEMPIGTALDLTDQATRRVESLLAGMPEVTRYLATVGKSQSEWSSTQRPNVAQIAVTLKPKRERERSTAEVMNAIAAASAKIPGLVVRMSPISMFGAAQEAPLQIEVKGPDLETLARVAEQVANITANVAGTRDVKSSWEEGQPEIQIAVDRERAAHFGLTLGEIGVALRTALEGDIATKFKDGNSEFDTRVVLAKANRSNPADVEKVTLVNYRGERILLGQVAKVHQGKGPTIISRKDRERLITVSSNLDGTVPLGRITQEIQRRGAAIVLPSGVTIAYAGDVQNMQDMFRDMMIAIGFAALFVYMIMVALFESYAHPFTIMFSIPVALVGGLGALALTGQTLNMFSMIGILLSMGLVTKNAILLVDRTNEQRSRGLSVREALLEAGPTRLRPILMTTLTMVLGMTPLALALGAGSEIRQSMAIVVIGALISSTLLTLVLVPVIYTYVEGFRRRLARRQAEEGNGRLEHTHTLAAETA; encoded by the coding sequence ATGACCCTCACCGAGGTTTCGATAAAACGGCCGGCTTTTATTACCATGGTTTTCACTGCGCTGGCCGCACTCGGGATCTTCGCCTATTCGCAAATGGGCGTGGATCTGTTGCCCAAGATGGACTGGCCGATGGTGTCGGTGGTCACCATCTATCCCGGCGCCGGTCCGAAAGAAGTGGAGAGCGAGGTCTCCAAGCCCATCGAAGAGGCGCTGTCGAGCCTGAACGGCTTGAAGCACATCCGCTCGTTTTCCAACGAAGGTGTGTCCGTGCTGCTGGCGGAGTTTTCGTTTACCACGGATGTCGAGGTTGCCACCAATGAAGTGCAGCGCAAGGTGGACGGCGTGCGCGCGGAGCTGCCGAAGGATATTTACACCCCCACAGTAACCAAGTCGGACATCAACGACTTTCCAATTGTGCGCATCGCATTGAGCAGCCGCCAGCTCGACAGCCGGGCATTGTATCAGTTTGCCGACGAGTATGTCGCCCCGCGGCTGGAGCAGTTGCCCGGCGTCTCCAGCGTCACCATCGTTGGCGGCCGGCAGCGTGAGATCCGCATCGAGGTGGACAATGACCGGCTGCGCGCCTACAACCTCTCCATCGTGCAGGTCAGTCAGGCACTGCAGCGCGAAAATCTGGATTTCCCCACCGGCAAGATCAATTCACGTGAAAATCAATACCTCGTGCGTGTCGCCGGCAAATTCACCTCGCCGCAGGCCATGAACAACATTGTGCTGGCCGCCCACGGCGACAGCCGCATCTATCTGCGCGATGTCGCGCAGGTGCTGGACACCTTCAATGAAGACGTGACCTACACCCGTTTGAACGGCGAGCCGGCGCTGGGCCTGTATCTGCAGCGGCAATCCGGCTCCAATTCGGTGCAGGTGGCCGGCCTGGTGCGCGCCGAGCTGGCGAAGATCGAGAACGAGCAACAGGGCAGGATTCACTTCGAGGTGGCGCAGGACATCACGCAATTCACCCTGCACTCTGTCAACGAAGTCAAGCGCGATCTCGGCCTGGCGGTGTTGATGGTGGCGCTGGTGCTGTTCGTCTTCCTGCACAGTTTCCGCAATTCGTTCATTGTGCTGCTGTCGATTCCAACCAGCCTGATCACCACCTTCATCATGATGCAGGCCTTCGCTTTCACCATCAATTTAGTTTCGCTGATGGCGCTGGCACTGGTGATCGGCATCCTGGTGGATGATTCCATCGTCGTGCTGGAAAACATCCACCGTCATCTCGAACACGGCGAGGCGCCGCAGGTGGCGGCGCTCAGGGGGCGCAACGAAATCGGTTTCGCCGCTGTTGCCATCACCCTGGTGGACGTGGTGGTGTTCCTGCCCATCGCCTTGATTGGCGGCATTGTCGGCAAGATTTTCAAGGAGTTCGGTCTCACCATCGTGGTGAGCACGCTGTTGTCGCTCTTCGTTTCCTTCACGCTCACGCCCATGCTGGCAGCGAAGTGGTCGCGTGCCGGCCGCACCTCCTTCCGCTGGCCGTGGCTGCACAAGATCATTGATACTTTCGAAACTTGGCAGCAGAATCTCAACGAGCGTTATCGTCACCTGCTGGCCTGGAGCCTGGATCATCGCAAGACCGTGGTGGCGACCAGCTTTGCGCTGCTGCTGGCCAGTCTGGCGCTCGTGCCGCTGGGCGCGATTGGCACGGAATTCATCAGTGAAGCCGATCGCGGCGAATTCGCCATCAATCTTGAAATGCCGATCGGCACCGCGCTTGACCTCACCGACCAGGCCACGCGCCGCGTCGAGTCATTGCTGGCCGGCATGCCGGAAGTCACGCGCTATCTGGCGACCGTGGGCAAGTCGCAAAGTGAATGGAGCAGCACGCAGCGGCCCAACGTGGCGCAAATCGCCGTTACCCTCAAGCCGAAGCGCGAGCGCGAACGCAGCACGGCGGAAGTGATGAATGCGATCGCCGCTGCCTCGGCAAAAATCCCGGGTCTGGTGGTGCGGATGAGCCCAATCAGCATGTTTGGCGCCGCCCAGGAGGCACCGCTGCAGATCGAGGTGAAGGGGCCGGACCTGGAGACGCTCGCGCGCGTGGCGGAGCAAGTCGCGAACATTACGGCGAATGTGGCGGGCACGCGCGACGTGAAAAGCTCGTGGGAGGAAGGCCAGCCCGAGATCCAGATCGCGGTGGATCGCGAGCGTGCCGCGCACTTCGGCCTCACTCTCGGCGAAATTGGCGTGGCGCTGCGCACCGCCCTGGAGGGTGACATTGCCACCAAGTTCAAGGACGGCAACAGCGAATTCGACACGCGCGTGGTGCTCGCCAAAGCCAACCGCAGCAATCCCGCGGATGTGGAGAAGGTGACGCTGGTGAACTATCGCGGCGAGCGCATCCTTCTGGGACAGGTGGCCAAGGTCCACCAGGGCAAGGGTCCGACCATCATCAGCCGCAAGGATCGCGAGCGTTTGATCACGGTTTCTTCCAACCTGGACGGCACGGTTCCGCTCGGCCGGATCACCCAGGAGATCCAGCGCCGGGGCGCCGCGATCGTGCTGCCGTCGGGTGTCACGATCGCCTACGCCGGCGATGTGCAGAACATGCAGGACATGTTCCGGGACATGATGATCGCCATCGGCTTTGCCGCCCTGTTCGTTTACATGATCATGGTGGCGCTGTTCGAGAGCTATGCCCATCCCTTCACCATCATGTTCTCCATTCCAGTGGCATTGGTTGGCGGTCTGGGCGCGCTGGCACTCACCGGCCAGACGCTCAACATGTTTTCGATGATCGGCATCCTGCTTTCCATGGGCCTGGTGACCAAGAACGCGATTCTGCTGGTCGATCGCACCAACGAGCAACGCAGTCGCGGTTTGTCTGTACGGGAGGCCCTGCTGGAAGCCGGGCCGACGCGATTGCGGCCGATTCTCATGACCACACTCACCATGGTGCTCGGCATGACGCCGCTCGCCCTGGCTCTGGGCGCCGGTTCGGAGATCCGGCAGAGCATGGCGATCGTGGTCATCGGCGCATTGATCAGCTCCACGTTGTTGACGCTGGTCCTGGTGCCGGTGATTTACACCTATGTGGAGGGTTTTCGCCGCCGGTTGGCGCGCCGTCAGGCGGAGGAGGGCAATGGCCGCCTTGAGCATACGCACACCCTGGCGGCAGAAACCGCATGA